From the genome of Amycolatopsis sp. NBC_01488, one region includes:
- a CDS encoding tyrosine-type recombinase/integrase has translation MPRKQRPEGTRAPNGASSIYLGKDGKWHGRVTMGIRDDGKPDRRHVKRKTEAEVIEAVRELERQRDSGRVRKAGRGLTVEQWLTHWVENIAAPTVRLTTMVGYRASVYRHLIPTIGAHRLDKLQPEHLEAAYRKILRKGLKPSTVHLAHRTVRAALNEAVRRRHIAENPARIAKAPRVVEEEIVPFSREEARRLITAAGEIRNGARFIVALSLGLRRGEALGLKWSDVTITWKHGCARGEACRRKLTAAECPARRGAGTITVRRSIQQLNWQHGCTPDKPCGHEHGAYCPERFGGGLVVGEVKSRAGRRVIGLPRPVIEALEAHRGQQEDEREAAANLWEEGDWVFATPIGRPTHPTPDNRAWKALLRLAGVRNARLHDARHTAATVLLELKVPLPAVMELMGWSNAAVAKRYMHVNTELVTSVAEQVGAHMWAAPDDEDEDEDGPEGALVPA, from the coding sequence ATGCCACGCAAGCAACGCCCCGAAGGAACCCGTGCGCCGAACGGCGCGAGTTCCATCTATCTCGGAAAGGACGGGAAATGGCACGGCCGCGTCACTATGGGAATCCGTGACGACGGTAAGCCAGACCGACGCCACGTGAAGCGAAAGACGGAAGCGGAAGTCATCGAAGCTGTGCGAGAGCTTGAGCGCCAGCGCGATTCCGGCCGCGTGCGCAAGGCCGGCCGAGGACTGACCGTCGAGCAGTGGCTAACCCACTGGGTCGAGAACATCGCGGCACCAACGGTTCGCCTCACGACGATGGTCGGATACCGCGCGTCGGTGTACAGGCACCTCATTCCGACCATCGGCGCGCACCGGCTCGACAAATTGCAGCCTGAGCACCTGGAGGCGGCTTACCGGAAGATCCTCCGAAAAGGACTCAAGCCATCCACTGTGCACCTCGCGCACCGGACCGTCCGCGCGGCGCTCAACGAAGCGGTACGGCGGCGGCACATCGCGGAGAATCCCGCGCGCATCGCGAAAGCGCCGCGCGTGGTGGAGGAAGAGATCGTGCCGTTCTCGCGCGAGGAGGCGCGGCGGCTGATCACCGCGGCCGGGGAGATCCGGAACGGCGCGCGGTTCATCGTGGCGCTTTCGCTCGGGCTCCGGCGAGGTGAAGCGCTCGGACTGAAGTGGTCCGACGTCACGATCACGTGGAAGCACGGGTGCGCGCGCGGCGAAGCCTGCCGCCGCAAGCTCACCGCGGCCGAGTGCCCGGCGCGACGCGGTGCCGGCACGATCACCGTCCGCCGCTCGATCCAGCAACTGAACTGGCAGCACGGGTGCACGCCGGACAAGCCGTGCGGGCACGAGCACGGCGCCTACTGCCCCGAGCGGTTCGGCGGCGGCCTGGTCGTCGGTGAGGTGAAGTCGCGGGCCGGGCGCCGCGTCATCGGCCTTCCCCGGCCCGTGATCGAGGCCCTGGAGGCGCACCGCGGCCAGCAGGAGGACGAGCGCGAAGCGGCGGCCAACTTGTGGGAGGAGGGTGACTGGGTGTTTGCCACGCCGATCGGCCGGCCGACGCACCCGACGCCGGACAACCGGGCGTGGAAAGCGTTGCTGCGCCTGGCAGGCGTGCGCAACGCGCGGCTCCACGACGCGCGGCACACCGCCGCCACGGTGCTGCTGGAGCTCAAGGTCCCGCTGCCCGCGGTGATGGAGCTGATGGGCTGGTCCAACGCGGCCGTGGCGAAGCGGTACATGCACGTCAACACCGAGCTGGTGACGTCGGTGGCGGAGCAGGTAGGTGCCCACATGTGGGCCGCTCCGGACGACGAAGACGAGGACGAAGACGGCCCAGAAGGAGCCCTGGTACCCGCCTGA
- a CDS encoding excisionase family DNA-binding protein, with translation MTTPPDTTMQPRELLKVEAAAKRLSVGRTTMFKLIKAGHIETVQVGHLRRVPDTAIADYIAKLTAAQRAA, from the coding sequence ATGACGACCCCACCCGACACGACCATGCAACCGCGCGAGCTGCTCAAGGTCGAAGCCGCCGCCAAACGCCTCAGCGTCGGCCGAACCACCATGTTCAAGCTCATCAAGGCTGGCCATATCGAAACCGTTCAGGTTGGCCACCTCCGGCGCGTTCCCGACACCGCCATCGCTGACTACATCGCCAAGCTCACCGCGGCCCAGCGCGCCGCATGA
- a CDS encoding DUF3631 domain-containing protein, with the protein MTTQEGPLTTVEDTVSAIDATIGTPEHAGTCCQCGRSLTGSPSDDFCTENCQTIWRAEHATVLPGHEVLDRVTAFVARYNVFPSKHCAPMLALWYAHTHAADHFYVTPRLILSSVEPGSGKTRVLEVAQFLVRAPEMTISATTPALFRMVNEGPITILFDEVDTIFNPKNGGNNEDLRGLLNAGYKRSATIARCVGDAKAMKVQRFPVYAPAALAGIAGNMPDTITTRAITVHMQRRREDEEVAEFWEEEVEAEAAPLREQLAAWVSTVTDKVAKGRPVMPEGVRDRSAEIWRPLIAIADAAGGDWPDTARAACVHFVTVAAASRNSGGLRIRLLADLRDLFTARGATDLTTAEILDALCSLDEAPWGDLDGHGKTLDARRLAKELEPYRVTSKNLKRKDPGGGKAKVSKGYYVHGEGGLADAWGRYLPTSATAATAATPQVNAVADTEAVADTNATARHPPPGPPD; encoded by the coding sequence ATGACCACACAGGAGGGACCCCTGACCACCGTGGAGGACACCGTGTCGGCGATCGACGCCACGATCGGCACACCGGAGCACGCGGGTACGTGCTGCCAGTGCGGACGCTCGCTCACCGGGTCGCCGTCGGACGACTTCTGCACCGAGAACTGCCAGACGATCTGGCGCGCCGAACACGCCACCGTCCTGCCCGGACACGAAGTACTGGACCGGGTGACCGCGTTCGTCGCGCGGTACAACGTGTTCCCGTCGAAGCACTGCGCGCCCATGCTCGCGCTCTGGTACGCCCACACCCACGCCGCGGACCACTTCTACGTCACCCCGCGCCTGATCCTGTCCAGCGTGGAGCCGGGCAGCGGGAAGACGCGCGTGCTGGAGGTCGCTCAGTTCCTGGTCCGGGCGCCGGAGATGACCATCTCCGCCACCACGCCCGCGCTGTTCCGGATGGTCAACGAGGGACCGATCACCATTCTGTTCGACGAGGTGGACACGATCTTCAACCCGAAGAACGGTGGCAACAACGAGGACCTGCGCGGCCTGCTCAACGCCGGGTACAAGCGGTCCGCCACCATCGCCCGTTGCGTCGGCGACGCCAAGGCCATGAAGGTCCAGCGGTTCCCCGTCTACGCCCCGGCCGCGCTCGCCGGGATCGCCGGGAACATGCCCGACACCATCACCACCCGCGCCATCACCGTCCACATGCAACGGCGCCGCGAAGACGAGGAAGTCGCCGAGTTCTGGGAAGAGGAAGTGGAGGCCGAAGCCGCGCCGCTGCGGGAACAGCTCGCGGCGTGGGTGTCCACCGTCACCGACAAGGTGGCCAAGGGCCGTCCAGTCATGCCCGAGGGCGTCCGCGACCGGTCCGCGGAGATCTGGCGTCCGCTGATCGCCATCGCCGACGCCGCCGGGGGCGACTGGCCGGACACCGCTCGGGCGGCCTGCGTCCACTTCGTCACCGTCGCAGCGGCCAGCCGCAACAGCGGCGGCCTGCGCATCCGGCTGCTGGCAGACCTGCGGGACCTGTTCACCGCCCGAGGTGCCACCGACCTGACCACCGCCGAGATCCTCGACGCGCTGTGCTCGCTCGACGAGGCACCGTGGGGCGACCTCGACGGCCACGGCAAAACGCTCGACGCCCGCCGGCTGGCCAAGGAACTGGAGCCCTACCGGGTCACGAGCAAGAACCTCAAGCGCAAGGACCCCGGCGGCGGCAAGGCGAAGGTCTCCAAGGGCTACTACGTCCACGGCGAGGGCGGGCTCGCCGACGCCTGGGGCCGCTACCTGCCTACGTCCGCTACTGCCGCTACCGCCGCTACCCCGCAGGTCAACGCGGTAGCGGACACCGAAGCGGTAGCGGATACGAACGCTACCGCCCGCCACCCGCCACCCGGCCCCCCGGACTAG
- a CDS encoding conjugal transfer protein TraI — protein sequence MSTATTTGGPDPSEEPGEFAEQVAGWLAETTDPAPAGDVIGGADDAVSRRVRAMRAEVAEARQLAPLLADEAPLALDTPRVRRRRKQGRQAAALHTLGQDPAVRAWQAARWRLVLTVTGGVALVLALAWSTAGVQRFAAEGASAWSPGWVFAWLVEPFMSLALLTVVAARAFMATRGRPLDDRRLVRVERLFLGLTLGMNAWPHLPGIAGTFTVSGLVLHILGPIVAVAVVTALPIVWNAFAQLDHHTTPGGAETGVTPATYRGNAPVPAPSLPAAPPALLARARDLITTGTLPAAPSARALQKTLHCGMDDARAVRDVLKEHA from the coding sequence ATGAGCACGGCAACAACGACGGGTGGACCGGACCCGAGCGAGGAGCCGGGCGAGTTCGCCGAGCAGGTCGCGGGCTGGCTCGCCGAGACCACCGACCCTGCCCCGGCCGGGGACGTGATCGGTGGCGCGGATGACGCTGTGTCGCGCCGGGTGCGAGCGATGCGCGCGGAAGTGGCCGAGGCGCGCCAGCTGGCGCCGCTGCTGGCAGATGAGGCACCGCTGGCGCTGGACACCCCGCGGGTGCGGCGCCGCCGCAAGCAGGGCCGCCAGGCCGCCGCGCTGCACACCCTCGGGCAGGACCCGGCGGTGCGGGCGTGGCAAGCCGCCCGCTGGCGGCTGGTGCTGACCGTCACCGGCGGGGTGGCGCTGGTGCTGGCGCTGGCCTGGTCCACCGCGGGGGTGCAGCGCTTCGCCGCCGAAGGGGCGTCCGCGTGGTCGCCGGGGTGGGTGTTCGCGTGGCTGGTGGAGCCGTTCATGTCCCTGGCCCTGCTGACCGTGGTCGCCGCGCGGGCGTTCATGGCCACCCGCGGCCGGCCCCTGGACGACCGCAGGTTGGTGCGGGTCGAGCGACTGTTCCTCGGGCTCACCCTGGGCATGAACGCCTGGCCCCACCTGCCCGGCATCGCGGGCACCTTCACGGTGTCGGGGCTGGTGCTGCACATCCTCGGGCCGATCGTCGCGGTGGCGGTGGTGACCGCGCTGCCGATCGTCTGGAACGCCTTCGCCCAGCTCGACCACCACACCACCCCCGGCGGGGCGGAGACGGGCGTTACCCCCGCTACGTACAGGGGAAACGCGCCCGTACCGGCCCCCTCGCTGCCCGCCGCGCCGCCCGCGCTGCTGGCCCGCGCCCGGGACCTGATCACCACCGGCACCCTGCCCGCCGCGCCCTCGGCGCGGGCGCTGCAGAAGACCTTGCACTGCGGGATGGACGACGCCCGCGCCGTGCGCGACGTACTGAAGGAGCACGCATGA
- a CDS encoding helix-turn-helix domain-containing protein, protein MFRVKAVAELLDVSRSTVYRAIEAGELDVLKVGAGRGAIRIPGTAVNVYLNTCAERGYADFVEGDQSPEAADDETAEVA, encoded by the coding sequence ATGTTCCGCGTGAAGGCGGTGGCGGAACTGCTGGACGTCTCGCGGTCCACGGTCTACCGAGCTATCGAGGCCGGCGAACTGGACGTGCTGAAGGTCGGCGCGGGCCGGGGTGCGATCCGGATCCCGGGCACCGCGGTGAACGTGTACCTGAACACCTGCGCCGAGCGCGGTTACGCGGACTTCGTCGAGGGCGACCAGTCGCCGGAAGCCGCGGACGACGAGACGGCGGAGGTGGCCTGA
- a CDS encoding winged helix-turn-helix domain-containing protein: MENFDPDDPRASYQLVADTIRARIEDGTYPVGHKLPPHQVVADEFGVSVGTLKRAYALLQDARLISTRQGMGTFIRQQHAEPATDAPNRPATLEDAFVQIEALNARLAAVERQVGLHD, encoded by the coding sequence GTGGAGAACTTCGATCCCGACGACCCCCGCGCGTCGTACCAGCTGGTCGCCGACACCATCCGCGCCCGCATCGAGGACGGCACATACCCGGTGGGCCACAAGCTGCCGCCGCACCAGGTGGTGGCCGATGAGTTCGGTGTCTCGGTCGGCACGCTCAAGCGGGCGTACGCACTGCTCCAGGACGCCCGGCTGATCTCGACCCGGCAGGGGATGGGCACCTTCATCCGCCAGCAGCACGCCGAGCCGGCCACCGACGCCCCGAACCGGCCTGCGACGCTGGAGGACGCGTTCGTGCAGATCGAGGCCCTGAACGCGCGGCTTGCGGCCGTCGAACGTCAAGTAGGGCTGCATGACTAG
- the cutA gene encoding divalent-cation tolerance protein CutA: MTDVWQVQVAAPSKDAATALARSAVEARLAAGAQVVGPVTSVFWHQGEFGTGDEWQVLFKTTADAYADLEQHLVEHHEWTNPEITALPLAAGLAPYLDWVRRTTSKQVGDAGH; encoded by the coding sequence ATGACGGACGTGTGGCAGGTTCAGGTAGCGGCCCCCTCGAAGGACGCAGCAACGGCCTTAGCTCGAAGCGCCGTCGAGGCGCGTCTGGCAGCTGGTGCTCAGGTGGTCGGGCCGGTGACGAGCGTGTTCTGGCACCAGGGCGAATTCGGTACCGGCGATGAGTGGCAGGTGCTGTTCAAGACGACCGCGGACGCCTATGCGGACCTCGAACAGCACCTGGTCGAGCACCACGAGTGGACGAACCCGGAGATCACGGCATTGCCCTTGGCGGCCGGGCTAGCGCCCTACCTGGACTGGGTTCGCCGGACGACGAGCAAGCAAGTCGGCGACGCCGGCCACTGA
- a CDS encoding SDR family oxidoreductase — MKVLVTGATGNTGRHVVRGLLERGEDVRVLVRDPAKAPGGDVVRGDITDPAEAAEGVDAVYFLWPFYSAEGIDKAVKPFKDKKIVYLSSVAAEDGGFWGEVEQAIIGVTDDWTFLRVTGLATNTLGWVEQAKTGTVRAPYGQAKRSLVHEKDVADMAIEAFTEDHAQQIYLVTGPEALSQAEQVKIIGDALGKPVRWEEQPLGEARAHLGEEFAASALPYWASLVDEPEPVSLDVAKVTGHPARPFDDWARERFS, encoded by the coding sequence ATGAAGGTCCTCGTCACCGGGGCCACCGGCAACACCGGCCGGCACGTCGTCCGCGGGCTGCTCGAGCGCGGCGAAGACGTCCGGGTCCTCGTTCGCGATCCGGCCAAGGCGCCTGGCGGCGACGTAGTCCGAGGCGACATCACCGACCCGGCCGAAGCCGCGGAGGGGGTCGACGCCGTCTATTTCCTCTGGCCCTTCTACTCGGCCGAAGGAATCGACAAAGCCGTAAAGCCTTTCAAGGACAAGAAGATTGTCTACCTTTCGTCGGTCGCCGCCGAAGACGGCGGGTTCTGGGGTGAAGTCGAGCAGGCCATCATCGGCGTCACCGACGACTGGACCTTTCTCCGCGTCACCGGCCTCGCCACCAACACCCTCGGGTGGGTGGAGCAGGCGAAGACCGGCACCGTGCGGGCGCCGTACGGGCAAGCCAAGCGCTCGCTCGTCCACGAAAAGGACGTCGCCGACATGGCGATCGAAGCCTTCACCGAAGATCACGCCCAGCAGATCTACCTCGTCACCGGCCCGGAAGCCCTGAGCCAGGCCGAGCAGGTGAAGATCATCGGCGACGCGCTCGGAAAGCCCGTCCGTTGGGAAGAACAGCCGCTGGGCGAAGCAAGAGCTCATCTGGGCGAGGAATTCGCGGCGAGCGCGCTGCCCTACTGGGCGTCCCTCGTCGACGAGCCGGAACCCGTCTCGCTGGACGTCGCGAAGGTCACCGGGCACCCGGCAAGGCCCTTCGACGACTGGGCGCGGGAACGGTTCAGCTGA